ATCCGCCATATTATTGTAGTTGATCGTCTGGCCTATGGCAGGCTTGTCTCCAAAATATTTTTGAGCGGTACTCTGAGTCAGTACCAGCGAATTGGGTTCTGAAAGGGCGGTTTCCCAATCCCCTTCCAACATCTTCCAGGAAAAAACTTTTCCTATGTCGCTGTCTGCAAAAAACAGTTGGTCTTCTACCAGTTTTTTTTCGCCAATGACGAGCAATGGGTTGTAGTCCTGCACAAATCTCACAGCTTCTTCAATCTCGCCTTCAAAATCGCCTTCCAACAGCGGGCCAAATGGCGGTGCAACCATGCCAAGGTGAAGACTGGTCTGTCCGTCCTCATTAAACCATTCCCGTGAGACGCGGTAGATCCTGTCAGATTGCTCGTGATACCGGTCAAAGGACAATTCGTCCCTCACCCACAAAATAATCAGCAGACAAGCCGCCATGCCGGTCGCTAGTCCGACAATATTGATGAATGTATGCACTTTCTGACGTTGCATACTTCTGAGCGCTGTTTTAAGATAGTTTTTCAGCATAGTGCTTATAAATTTTCCTCTTCCTTCTTAGCAGATGCGTGAACCGGAGAATCTGTGATCGAAAATCCGTTTCATCACTTTGCAAACAATATGAGTTTCTCAGAGGCAGATAAGACAGGAGAAATTACTATAAAGGTTGTATGAAACGAATACATTTCCTCGCTTTAGCAATTTTCCCATAGGATACTGCTCATTTTCCATGAAAAATCCCTACTTTTGCAGCGCTTTTCAGCAGAAATCTATATTATGAGCGATCATCATTTTTCCGATCAGGAAATCATCCGAAGAGAAGAGCTTCAACAGCTTCGAAACCTGGGCATCAACCCCTATCCCGCCGAACTATTTCCCGTAAATATCAAGGCGAAGGACATCGAAGAAGGTTTTGAAGCCGGAAAAGAAGGCTTTGACAACCTCTGCCTTGCCGGCCGCATCACCACCAAACGGGTGATGGGCAAAGCCTCTTTCGCCGAACTCGAAGATTCCTCCGGGAAAATACAAATCTATATCGCCCGCGACGAAATCTGCCCCGGCGAAGACAAAACCCTCTACAACGAAGTATTCAAACGCCTGACTTCCCTCGGCGACATCGTGGGTATCAGGGGCGAAGCTTTTATCACCCAGACCGGTGAAAAAACCGTGAAGGCGACGGAATTTGTGATCCTCTCCAAAATTCTGCGCCCGATTCCCTTTTCCAAAGAGACTGACGAAAAACTCTACGAAACCTTTACCGATACCGAGCAGCGCTACCGCATGCGTTATCTCGATATGATCCTCCACCCCAAAGTGAGGGAAACCTTCCGCAAACGCACCACGCTGGTGCAGACCATGCGCGAATACCTCAACGAAAAAGGGTACCTCGAAGTGGAAACGCCCATTCTCCAGCCCCTCTACGGAGGCGCTGCGGCCCGGCCGTTTAAAACCCACCACAATACCCTCGACATGACCCTTTACCTCCGCATTGCCAATGAGTTGTACCTCAAAAGGCTGATTGTGGGCGGTTATGACGGGGTGTATGAATTTTCCAAAGACTTCCGCAACGAAGGCATGTCGCGTTTCCACAACCCCGAGTTTACCCAGGTGGAACTGTATGTGGCGTATAAAGACTACGAATGGATGATGAACCTCGTGGAAGAAATGGTCGAAAAAGTCGCCATCGCCGTCAACGGAAATACGAAGGTTCAGGTAGGCGAAAACATCATTGACTTCAAACGCCCGTGGAAACGATACACCATGTACGAATCCATCCAGGCATTTACCGGTATAGACATCTCCGAAATGGATGAAGCCGGGTTGCGTCAGGTCGCTCACAGCCTGCATATACCCGTGGACGATACCATGGGCCGGGGCAAACTGATTGACGAAATATTTGGCGAAAAAGTCGAACCGAACCTTATCCAGCCGACCTTTATCACCGACTACCCGGTAGAGATGAGTCCGCTGGCCAAAAAACACCGGAGCAAACCCGGACTGGTAGAGCGGTTTGAGGCCATTTGCAACAGCAAGGAGATTTGCAACGCCTTCTCCGAACTCAACGACCCGATAGACCAGCGCGAGCGGTTTGAGGAGCAGTTGGAGCTTGGCAAACGCGGTGACGACGAGGCCATGTTGCTCGACGAAGACTTTCTCCGGGCACTGGAGTACGGCATGCCGCCGACGGCGGGGCTGGGCATCGGCATAGACCGGCTGAGCATGATCATGACCAATTCGGCCTCGATTCAGGACGTGCTGTTTTTCCCACAGATGAAACCCGAGAAAAAAGCCGCAGTGGTTTCCAAAGACGATTTTATCGCCGCAGGCGTGGCCGAAGAATTTGCCGCCCTCGTAATGGAAACCGGCATCCGCACCGTGCAGGCCCTAAAAGAAGCCAACCCCAACAAACTCCATCAGGACGTATGCGGGCTGATCAAAAAGAAAAAACTCGACCTGCGCAAACCCGCGAAAGAAGAAGTGGAGAATTGGGTGAGGGGGAATTAATTCAGATTTCCCTAATCATTTTCTTTATTACCGATCTCTTCCCCTGCCCAAGCCGCAGCAGATAAAACCCATCCGGCAGCACTGGCACGGATAGGCGGAAGGGAAAAATATTGTCTTCTATAAGCATCTGCGTCTTCCATATTTCCCGGCCCGACAAGTCAAATAAGCTTAGATTCAGCGGCCCTAACACAAAATCTCCCCAAAGGAAGATATGATCCTCAAAAGGATTGGGATATACCGTCCACTCTGCGGGAGGTTGAGGAAGTGGTGGGAGACTGTCGCGGTGGAGTTGGGCGACAAAAACATCCATATAAGCAGGGAAGACATTGAGTACGAGTGTAGAGTCAAAAAAAAGCCCGTTGTAATTGTACCCACCGGCAAGGGTAACGTCGCCTTTTGTATTACCTTCGATCTGTAAAAGCCGATGATCAGAAATGTTTTTTATCGCCCGAACCCAAACCAGATTTCCTGTTGTATCATACCGGGCAATCAGCAATTGCTCTTCACGGGGGGAGGTAAAAGTACTATCCCCGATGGTGATGGTGTGGGAGAATGATCCTGCCAGGTATAACTGCCCCCGGTTGTAGAAGAGGGAAGGGTTATTAAAGAAGCCATTTACCGGTTTTTTCACCCATTGGACTCGTCCTTCTGAAGAATATTTTGCCAGATATTTGGCTCGCCCCAGATTTACGATAAGTGTATCAAATAAAACACTATCGCTCATGCTTCCTGTGAAATAGATGTTTCCTCTTTCATCAAGGGTCATATCCCAAATATCTGTTCCGTTAAACAGTTCCGACCATTGATACTTCCCGTTGGCATCCAGTTTCAGTAAAAAGTGATGGGAGGAAAGTCCGAGGGAAAGCATGTTGCCCTGAACAATCATGGTATCCCCAAAATAACCGGTGAGAAAAAGTTCGCCCTGCCGATTGGGTTCTATTTCCTTTATTGCCCTTGCTCCCGAACCCGGAAACACGCACTCAGTAAGGTATTGAGGATGAAATACAGAATCTAATCGGGCAATAAAAAACTGACCCGGGCCATTCGTTTTGAGGAATAATTCGTCACTAAAAATAAGACTGTCCGAGTTTGTGATCCCGGCTATGTATAAATTATCTCTTCTATCTGTAGAAATTTGGTATAACCAGGAAATGGCTTGTCCGTTAGGATGAAAAATAGCTAGAATACTACCTTGAGGAGAAATTTTTGCAATAAAAAAGTCTAAGGGGTTATAAAAAGATTTTTTGGGATTATTCGCTTGCAAGAAGACTCCCCCTACATCTATTTTCCCCGAAAACCCCGCCCCGAGAAACACATTTCCCTGGCTGTCGAGTGCGAGGGCTTTGCCTTGATCCACTCCGCCTCCGCCCAATACCTTTGCCCACTGCAACACCCCCACCGAGTCGTACTTAGCCAGAAAAATATCGGAAGTATCGGGGCTGGCAGCGGGAAAACAGAGGGTGTCGAAGCAGATAAAATCCGTAAAAGAGCCGGTGACATACACACTTCCGTCTTCGGCCACGACGAGGTCGGCGAGGTCGTCGTCCTGCCAGCCGCCCATACTTCGCGCCCACTCAAACTGCGGCGGTATCTGCGCGGCCACCACAAGGCGCAGGCACAGAAAAGTAAGGATCAGGAGAGGTGTTTTCATAACAGAAATTAGGCAGAATATTGGAGAGTGGCAAGTTTTTGGGGAAAGGGTATAAAAATCGGGGATCCAGTCTGCTAAACCCTCACCATCTTCTTTACTATTTCCTTTCCCCTCTGCCCAATCCTCAGCAAATAAAACCCACCCGGCAACACCGGTACGGATACCCGTAGGGGAAAAATAGTATCCTCCACCAGCATCTGCGTTTTCCAGACTTCTCTGCCGGAGAGGTCGTACAATGAGAGTTCCAGCACCCCTTGTAAGAAATCCCCCCAAAGAAAGATGTGATCCTCAAAAGGATTGGGATAAACCTTCCATTCTGCGGGAGGTTGGGGTAGCGGAGGCAGGCTGTCGCGGTGAAACTGGGCAATAAATGGTTCCATATAACCGGGAAACGAGTTTTGGATAAAATAGTCGTCAAAGGAGGTTTTATTATAGTTAAACATACCTCCGATTGTTAAATCCCCCGTTTCATTTCCTTGAATAGCCAAATACCAGTATAAGGAAGGCTCGCCAGTCGTTCTTACCCAAATCAGACCGCCAGTAGTATCATATCGTACAATAAGGATATTTTCTTCATGCGGGCTTGAAAAAGTATGGTTTTCGACCACCATACTTCCACTAAAAGAGGCTATTATATAAACTTGTCCTCTATTATAAAACAAATTCATCCATCCTGGAATACCAGTATATGAACGCCTCACCCATTGTACTTTCCCCAAGCTGTTATACTTAGTCAAAAAATAAGAATTTGCACCTGCTATCCTCAACGTATCAAAAAACTCCTCTTCTGTAAAATTTCCTGAGAAATATATATTATTTTTTTCATCAATATTGAGTCCATGAATGTTCAGTGATCGAAAGGTTTCTGACCAACGATGATTCCCCAAACTATCCCAGGAAATCAGGAATTGTTGGAAAG
The DNA window shown above is from Bacteroidia bacterium and carries:
- the lysS gene encoding lysine--tRNA ligase, which codes for MSDHHFSDQEIIRREELQQLRNLGINPYPAELFPVNIKAKDIEEGFEAGKEGFDNLCLAGRITTKRVMGKASFAELEDSSGKIQIYIARDEICPGEDKTLYNEVFKRLTSLGDIVGIRGEAFITQTGEKTVKATEFVILSKILRPIPFSKETDEKLYETFTDTEQRYRMRYLDMILHPKVRETFRKRTTLVQTMREYLNEKGYLEVETPILQPLYGGAAARPFKTHHNTLDMTLYLRIANELYLKRLIVGGYDGVYEFSKDFRNEGMSRFHNPEFTQVELYVAYKDYEWMMNLVEEMVEKVAIAVNGNTKVQVGENIIDFKRPWKRYTMYESIQAFTGIDISEMDEAGLRQVAHSLHIPVDDTMGRGKLIDEIFGEKVEPNLIQPTFITDYPVEMSPLAKKHRSKPGLVERFEAICNSKEICNAFSELNDPIDQRERFEEQLELGKRGDDEAMLLDEDFLRALEYGMPPTAGLGIGIDRLSMIMTNSASIQDVLFFPQMKPEKKAAVVSKDDFIAAGVAEEFAALVMETGIRTVQALKEANPNKLHQDVCGLIKKKKLDLRKPAKEEVENWVRGN
- a CDS encoding T9SS type A sorting domain-containing protein encodes the protein MKTPLLILTFLCLRLVVAAQIPPQFEWARSMGGWQDDDLADLVVAEDGSVYVTGSFTDFICFDTLCFPAASPDTSDIFLAKYDSVGVLQWAKVLGGGGVDQGKALALDSQGNVFLGAGFSGKIDVGGVFLQANNPKKSFYNPLDFFIAKISPQGSILAIFHPNGQAISWLYQISTDRRDNLYIAGITNSDSLIFSDELFLKTNGPGQFFIARLDSVFHPQYLTECVFPGSGARAIKEIEPNRQGELFLTGYFGDTMIVQGNMLSLGLSSHHFLLKLDANGKYQWSELFNGTDIWDMTLDERGNIYFTGSMSDSVLFDTLIVNLGRAKYLAKYSSEGRVQWVKKPVNGFFNNPSLFYNRGQLYLAGSFSHTITIGDSTFTSPREEQLLIARYDTTGNLVWVRAIKNISDHRLLQIEGNTKGDVTLAGGYNYNGLFFDSTLVLNVFPAYMDVFVAQLHRDSLPPLPQPPAEWTVYPNPFEDHIFLWGDFVLGPLNLSLFDLSGREIWKTQMLIEDNIFPFRLSVPVLPDGFYLLRLGQGKRSVIKKMIREI
- a CDS encoding T9SS type A sorting domain-containing protein, producing the protein MAEDGSVYVTGSFKDFICFDTLCFPAASPDNSDIFLAKYDSVGVLQWAKVLGGGGVDQGKALALDSQGNVFLGAGFSGPLQIDSFVINPFDPNLYPFGSSEIIVAKFSFDGKCLSVYHPGGSRGAALLDVCIDYQDNLTIVGQSISDTLWFGHHFTVKNARSALDMFLVKYNKNQKFIFAKNFPVYYHGINYLTLTSNYNGDILVAGQSGDSISIDSFVLSEGTSFQQFLISWDSLGNHRWSETFRSLNIHGLNIDEKNNIYFSGNFTEEEFFDTLRIAGANSYFLTKYNSLGKVQWVRRSYTGIPGWMNLFYNRGQVYIIASFSGSMVVENHTFSSPHEENILIVRYDTTGGLIWVRTTGEPSLYWYLAIQGNETGDLTIGGMFNYNKTSFDDYFIQNSFPGYMEPFIAQFHRDSLPPLPQPPAEWKVYPNPFEDHIFLWGDFLQGVLELSLYDLSGREVWKTQMLVEDTIFPLRVSVPVLPGGFYLLRIGQRGKEIVKKMVRV